One Curtobacterium sp. MCLR17_032 genomic window carries:
- a CDS encoding methylated-DNA--[protein]-cysteine S-methyltransferase, with protein sequence MTDAVLTTLSTPDGPFTVLEDDRGRVLASGWTADPDRILARLAERHRPTRVLDGQVRAAEAVDAYYAGEPEHAMQVPVHQVGTELFAEGWRRLRDIPAGSTLTYTAFASAMGRPDAVRAAASVCARNAPALFVPCHRVLRSDGSLGGFAWGLDVKRSLLERESVAADALV encoded by the coding sequence ATGACCGACGCCGTCCTCACCACCCTCTCCACCCCCGACGGGCCCTTCACCGTGCTCGAAGACGACCGCGGGCGGGTCCTCGCCTCGGGGTGGACCGCCGACCCCGACCGGATCCTCGCGCGCCTGGCCGAACGGCACCGGCCGACCCGGGTCCTCGACGGGCAGGTCCGCGCGGCCGAGGCCGTGGACGCCTACTACGCGGGCGAGCCCGAGCACGCCATGCAGGTGCCCGTCCACCAGGTCGGCACCGAGCTCTTCGCCGAGGGCTGGCGGAGGCTCCGGGACATCCCCGCGGGGTCCACGTTGACGTACACGGCGTTCGCCAGCGCGATGGGGCGCCCGGACGCCGTCCGCGCCGCCGCCAGCGTCTGCGCCCGGAACGCTCCCGCCCTCTTCGTGCCCTGTCACCGGGTCCTGCGCTCCGACGGCTCGCTCGGCGGGTTCGCCTGGGGGCTCGACGTCAAGCGGTCGTTGCTCGAGCGCGAGTCCGTGGCCGCCGACGCCCTCGTCTGA